One region of Synechococcales cyanobacterium T60_A2020_003 genomic DNA includes:
- a CDS encoding DUF167 domain-containing protein: MEKIRVTVKPNSKIQDIQTGEDGVLRVRLKSPPVDGKANAELIVLLAKHFDVPKSQITIKAGAHSSSKLIQIG; the protein is encoded by the coding sequence ATGGAAAAGATTCGAGTCACTGTGAAACCCAATTCCAAAATCCAGGACATTCAGACGGGGGAGGATGGCGTGCTGCGGGTGCGGCTCAAGTCTCCCCCTGTGGACGGTAAAGCGAATGCCGAATTGATCGTCCTCCTCGCCAAGCATTTTGATGTGCCCAAATCTCAAATCACGATCAAAGCTGGAGCCCATTCTTCCAGTAAGCTGATTCAGATTGGCTAA
- a CDS encoding E3 ubiquitin ligase family protein, whose protein sequence is MTFLIVLGIIFLIIAIILFFNERHQRGTVASLRTAKSATVAELNQLAEAVSQDIGGGSWRDYVKVLGTIECDRPLQSELSATDCVYYTMSVTREYEETVTRTDSEGKRTTETQHGSQVMSSNKRSVPFLLNDGTGTIEVSVDGATIDTETVLDEFRQESDRGGLISYGSFSLAVNAPSAGRRTLGYRYNESVLPIGRRVLVVGMVSDQPGTLVLQKPTNPDHRFIVSFKTDDTLTTESDRAAKNTSLWMKICLVVGAVLILIGMLF, encoded by the coding sequence ATGACGTTTTTGATTGTATTGGGCATTATTTTCTTGATCATTGCGATCATCCTCTTTTTCAACGAGCGTCATCAGCGTGGCACGGTTGCCAGTCTCCGCACCGCCAAATCTGCGACCGTGGCCGAATTGAATCAACTGGCTGAGGCGGTATCCCAAGATATTGGTGGTGGCAGTTGGCGCGACTATGTGAAGGTGTTGGGAACGATAGAGTGCGATCGCCCGTTGCAGTCAGAGCTATCGGCAACGGACTGCGTCTACTACACCATGAGCGTAACGCGAGAATACGAAGAAACGGTGACCCGAACCGATTCAGAGGGCAAGCGCACAACGGAAACCCAGCACGGCTCTCAAGTCATGTCCAGCAATAAGCGATCCGTGCCCTTTTTGCTGAACGATGGGACGGGAACCATTGAAGTCAGCGTGGACGGAGCCACCATTGATACTGAAACGGTGCTCGATGAGTTTCGACAAGAATCCGATCGCGGTGGGCTGATTTCCTATGGATCATTTTCACTGGCCGTGAATGCGCCCAGTGCTGGACGACGGACGCTGGGCTATCGATACAACGAGTCGGTGTTGCCCATAGGACGGCGAGTACTGGTGGTGGGCATGGTGAGCGACCAACCGGGAACCCTCGTGCTTCAGAAACCGACGAATCCGGATCATCGATTTATCGTGTCCTTTAAAACAGACGATACTTTGACAACGGAGAGCGATCGCGCCGCTAAAAATACCTCGCTCTGGATGAAGATTTGCTTAGTGGTGGGAGCCGTTTTAATTTTGATCGGGATGCTGTTCTGA
- a CDS encoding response regulator transcription factor, giving the protein MRILLVDDEIELADALKRQLTREGYEVDVASDGITGAKLAANQDYSLLILDWMLPGQSGLEICQGLRSRGDTTPVLFLTAKDTIDDRVLGLDAGADDYLVKPFELRELLARVRALLRRPPTLDVVPAVPARLTVGDLELDVTNQVAYRRDRTIDLSEKESQLLEYLMRHSNQLLTHKQIQDYLWGTEEQPSSNALAAQIRLLRRKIEAPSEYPLIHTVYGKGYRFSSSPDTP; this is encoded by the coding sequence ATGCGAATTCTGTTAGTCGATGACGAAATTGAGCTAGCCGATGCCCTCAAGCGCCAGCTCACCCGCGAAGGCTACGAGGTGGATGTTGCCTCGGATGGAATCACGGGAGCCAAGCTTGCGGCCAACCAGGACTACAGCCTGCTAATCCTGGATTGGATGCTGCCAGGGCAAAGTGGGCTAGAGATTTGTCAAGGCTTGCGATCGCGCGGCGATACCACCCCCGTCCTTTTCCTGACCGCTAAAGATACCATTGATGACCGGGTGCTTGGCTTAGATGCCGGAGCCGATGATTATCTCGTCAAACCTTTTGAGCTACGAGAGCTCCTGGCACGGGTGCGAGCCTTGTTGCGGCGGCCACCGACGTTGGATGTGGTTCCGGCGGTTCCGGCTCGTCTCACGGTGGGCGATCTCGAACTAGACGTCACCAATCAAGTGGCCTATCGGCGCGATCGCACCATCGACCTATCCGAAAAGGAAAGCCAACTCCTGGAATACTTGATGCGGCATTCCAACCAACTCCTTACCCACAAACAAATTCAGGACTATCTTTGGGGAACGGAGGAACAGCCGAGCAGTAATGCCCTGGCCGCTCAAATTCGGCTCCTGCGCCGTAAAATTGAAGCACCAAGCGAGTATCCTTTGATTCATACTGTGTATGGCAAAGGGTATCGGTTCAGCAGTTCACCCGACACACCCTAG